Below is a genomic region from Haliotis asinina isolate JCU_RB_2024 chromosome 14, JCU_Hal_asi_v2, whole genome shotgun sequence.
ataaaCCATCTGTGATACTCTACAATAACTTGATCAGTATATTTTTTACTTGTATGTATCTTGTGTGCTCAAGTTTTCTCGTTactacatggctgaaatattgctgagttgaCGTCACAACTAAACTCGATCACTTAATGTTTCACATGGGATACGCCACGAGTGCTTAGTTTAATCTAATAGGAAAATCAAACGAATTAATTCATACTACATACCTGCTAAACAAAACACGTTtcttggaaacaacttttacatTTGTACATCCGGGATATAACATACCTTCAAGTCATTATTCGTTTGGTAAACAAgtatattagtgagtgagtttagttttacgtcgcactcagcaacatttccgCTATTTGGCTGCGGTCTGCAAAtggttgagtctggaccagacaatccagtgatcaacaacatgagcatcgatctaagcaattaggaaccgatgacatgtgtcagccaagtcagcgaacctgaccacccgatcacgttagtcgcctcttatgactatctagtcgccgtttatggcaaacatgggttgctgaaggtctattctatctAACCTTCACAATTCAGTAAGGTGTACatacatttaaatatgttttatgttatATGATTTTTTTCCGTGACACTATACGTCGTCTCTGATGTTTTCCAGTTGACGGAGGCGTTACCGCTTGGGGGTCGTGGGGCACGTTAGTATGTTCACAGACATGCGGCACCTCGGCCACAGGAACCAGGACTCGAACCCGAACCTGCACCAACCCTGCCCCAGCTCACGGTGGAGCGGACTGTTCTGAGGCCCTCACTACCACCACCAGTGAGAACTGTGGTTTCTCACCGTGTCCAGGTGAGGTAGTACACAGACCTATGGTAATTATCTAATGGCATGGTCGGAATGACGCATGGTAATTTTGTTAGGGTTAATTGTCTGTGATCTACTGAAAGCCTgttgtgaaaacataaacatagtaTATAATAATATGATATAATGCAATACATTTAAGATATTCGTAACAGTTTTTATTGAGCACTTTTGCACATTTATATATATGCTGGTTCTCTGGTTGTACATGGCAAGACTCGAGGTGAAAGCAAGACATTCCATCACTGTTTAAAGCCTGCTTAAGCTGTTTGATTGAATCTCAAAGTTGATGTTTCCCCGTGCTCCTCTGACAGCTTTTTTTTAACTTGCATATGTTTCACTGTTGAATTGTATATACAGGTATTCCTGAACTGTTTAAAAGTATTAGTATGCGGTATGATGATGGTATGCCATTGAGATCTATTTAAGAGATGTTGCAAGGGCTTTTGTAAGATACTCTTTGCTGATTGGTCAGAGAACTTCTAACAATGACGATAAAGAGTGTCAGCATTCAGATCGATCACGGGTGACCAGTCTCGGGAGAGACACAGTTCTGCTTAAAATGCCTTTTCCATCGGCTTTTGTCCAACGGAACGGTCCCCAAACGGCCTAAATCGTATAGTACAGATAAGATAATAGATCGAGTCGATCTAACAGACATCCGTTGTTATCTCTAGAGTATAAACGGAACGGTCCCCAAACGGCCTAAATCGTATAGTACAAATAAGATAATAGATCGAGTCGATCTAACAGACATCCGTTGTTATCTCTAGAGTATAAACTCATAAAgagtattttgtgtgtgtgtgtgtgtgtgtgtgtgtgtgtatctatatgtgtttgtgtttgtgtgtatgggTGGTGGCATAGCGTTTTATACTTTAAGCAAGGATTAATAGACAATGttacagatattttttcattgatTTACCAGTACGTTCGACAACAGTTTCTCTTAAGTATTTCATTTAGCCTAATATATGGTTTTACCTTTAGTAAACGGTGGAGTCAGCAGTTGGAGCTCTTGGAGTGGCTCCTGTGCACAAACCTGTGGCACATCTCATACTGTTTCCAAAACCCGGACTAGAACCTGCACGAATCCAGCTCCAGCTCATGGTGGATCTGACTGTACGGAGACTCTTTCAGAAACGTCGGTCTTCAACTGTGGCCTGCCTGCATGTACAGGTAGACATTTACATTCAAATTCGTTTGTACGTCATGCAAGCAAAAGCACAAATTTACTGCAACATACATTCCTTGATAGTTTACTCCGAAAAACATAATAAAACCAAACGTTCCATATAACAGCGTCTAGAAATAGTAGCATTtcggggtagccttgtgggttaatcgggttcgtttccccaaaTGGATACTATTCATGAAGCCCATATCGATGTAATATCGATGcagtgttgctaaaagcggcgtaaaaccagccattcactcattcacataaACATAATTTAGAAACAAGGGAACAAATAATGTTATTTCTGATATCATTTTTCTTCGTCTTATTCGATGAAAAAAGACGTTGTGGCACCGTTCGAAATTAGGTTATCCAATAGACTGATCCcgatgaaatgaatgaaataggCGAAATATAAAATGTCTTCGAATTTCGGTAAAACCGATTATTATCGTGTTTTATAGCAGCACCACCAAACTTTGGCACCTGCAGCTCCTCCTGTTCTGGGACTAACCTTGTCTGCAATAACGGatattgtgtgtgtgacatCATGTACATCAAACGTGGCAGCAGTTGTGTCCAGGGTAAGTATTTGGAACAACTAACCTTAAGTGGTGTAACAAATGGTCCACCGAAGGTGCGTCAATAGAAACCATAGACGTAAGTCTGGCTATCCATATAGATCACTAAGACCGGTAATACTTACCACAATATCGATCGAATATCGATAAGTATGCGAAACGTATGACCTTTTGTATGACTTAGTAATACGCCTGTGTCCTGAACAAAAGTCAGAATCAGACCGTGGATAAAGTCGGAAATGTGCATATAGTGTGAGAAATCTATCACAAGCGTTACATACATTTTTTATATCGATACTCACTAATATCTCTGCATATTTCAGATTATTTATCATTTTAGCCAGCGCTAGGTTCAGACCAAAGCAGATGCACTTCGCATTATTGTCGCTAGAGCCCTCCTTAGTCATAAATGTCAAAGACTGTGTACAGGTGCAATCATAGAAGAAATATAGTTGTGTTCGGTCTTGATCAGATTTGTTCAGGTATGATGTAATGCTGGTTGAAAAAAATTAGATGTGCACGCAGACTGAGAACGATGTCCTTTATCAAACCTTTCTAAAGGTGTGAAGCCCGCTTTCTCGACAAGAACTGGTTAAACTTCAGTCTCATCAAATTATTTGCTTCACATTTTAGGTTGCGGTTCAGCTGGATATGGATCAGGGTTCACCCTCTTTCATGACAAAGTCCTTAATGGTGACAACGACAGGGTTGTCGACTCAATTCAAACAGCAGAGGCTTGCATGAGTCTGTGCCTGTCAGAATCAGGCTTCACTTGTGTGACTGCTGACTATCAGCATCAAACGAAAACATGCTACCTCAGTAAAACACCTTGGTATAATGCACCTTCCGGCTCCACTGTCAGTAGTACCGTCTATCACCAGATTATCCGCAACTGTGCTTAACAAACATCACATGAAAAGTCACCGCTACCTGGTGCGTAAAACTGTAACTGTGTGACTGTTTCTTATGATGAAAGAGCACCACATCAAACGTTATTATATTTTAGGTTTAATTCTTGCCGTCAGATTTCATCAGATTCCTTCTGATGATGTGTTAGTAATTATCATCTGAATGAGGCTTATGATTGTTCTTCGTGCACGGTGCTATTGTTACTGGGTTAGTCCCACCTGTCCGGTTTGTTTGATATGCCGATAGATAAGCCCGCACGGGGGATTACCGTCTTGTGTTTGATGTACCGACTATATATAGCCTGTATTGGAAAGTCGAAGACTGGACAATGGGAGCAATATAAAATTATGTCTTTTTAAGGGATAAAAGGTTAAGAGGGtaagttttaaaacattttaatactGCATTCATAAcaagatatatacacatatacaaaaaaaataacattattttacaaaatggtaAGCCATATGGTTCCTGTCTGTCCCTGTGATCTTTGCTCCAGGGAATGTTTCTCATAACAGTAACTACAATCTGAGGAATAATGAAAATTATCAGACTGTATCTACTGATTATGCCAAATCGTTTTTGTCCGACACAATTTAACTGTGGCATGAACTACCTATAAATGCGAAAAATGCTTCCTCTGTTGGACAGTTTAAGAATCTGATCAAACGATAAGTTAATACCAACATAATATTCGATCTTAATTTGGGTACTTGATTCTGTCAAATAATTTACTACCGCCTACCCATAAATGTAGGTCATAGTAGTCTGACGACACCAACAAGCATGGTTGAGATATTGTATATTTTTACGTATTTTATTGCTCGTCCAAAAAGGATAGTTCATACTTGGACGCCGTTACCAACAAGGAGACACACAACTTCTTCTTTGCAACAATCATTTTACATTTCTGACATCATAGCAACCACcgagtttcaaaacaataactCTTGAGAAGTGTGTTGAAATCATCATGACAGTTTtttatcagaacgttggaacaCAATACTCACGGCATTTGTTTGTGGAAACATCTAATTAGCCTCGGTATATTAAGAAGTTGTTCGAACACGTCTCTCGTGTTTAAGTTATATGTCTTTAGTGTTATCACTCTCGGTGATTTCCCTTGACAACTATGTTACCCTGTAATGTTAAGTATGAAAAAGCATATTGCTGTATGCACTGCTGTTTCGAACATTTCAGTATTGCCATGAAGCGTGTTGTAAATGTGTACCTCTATACATTGTCTCTGAATCAATCATGCAGCAGATTATACAAACTGCTTACTCGTGTATTTCCCTCTGTATTATACAATGTCATTCCTATTGACATAATGGTGTCTGCTGTCGAAACACATTGTGACTGTACACGCAAGGTAAGAATAAATGGTATTAACAGCAACGAATCATCATTTTCCCTACATTATGAATCAAGCCTAAGTAAACTGAGTGGGTTCACTGTATCTTCACCCACAAGAATCTTTCTGGCATGAAACGCACATTCTGACATGTCTGAAAAGGGTGGGCTGCATGCTTATTTCAACTCTGTTTTTCGTTTGTTTCCAAATTTACATTCCAGTGTTTAAAaagtattatatttttgttcaaatttaCGATTCAGTTAATGATAACACCCTACAGAAGTATGAATATACTAAGTTGATAGACTTAAATGCACGAGCAATCAAATGGCTTTTTCAGCAATAAAGTCTCAttcaaacactgaaatatttcacgTGTAATTCAATCGAACAAGTATATTGTACTTACATTGAAACTaggacacacacatacacatgtacattcaATCTCGTAATATATATGGAAACTGAATGGGCAAAAATTATGGGTGGTGGATGCTGTGATGGTTGTTGtgtcaatcagtggattgtgaTGGATTGTTTACAATGTGTTCAGAAAGGCCTGACTTTAGGTGTGATTTCAGCACTGAGGTATTGTGCTCTTTGGCGACGACGACGACTTAGGAAAGCTTGATTTAtaagatgtcaacttctttattgtgaatagcaCGGCATTTCGGAGCGTATGCTGTTaattcatcaggtgaatggtgGATAGTGCCAAGGtggtatatgtatacatacatgaggCACTCcgaaaaaacatgtttaacaacGTTGAGAAATGAATATGTAACACAAACATGAGGCCAGTAATTCACTAACACAACATGCTAATAGACTTGATGGGATATAATACAAATACGAAGAGGTCAGCGATCCACTAAAACAACATGGCAACGATGGGCTAAAGAATACGATGATACTTTATAAACAGAGGAAGGAAGGACAGTGTACAAAGGAAACAAGTGGTCCTTGGACTGTGAGGTGACGACAGGCATGGACGAAGGACATAGGATGAGAAGTGTGTATTTATATGAGTGAGTCCCAAGCACTTGACCAGGATACCTTGATAACGGTTGATAACTGGCTGACTCCGTGTATCTCCATAGAAGTTGATATCTATAAATCTTGCATTTATACATTTTCCCAACTAAATGCCCTTCTAAGAATTGACTTCCGGATTAATCAACACCAAAAGATGCCACAGAAGAATACAGATCAAAGGGTTGAACTACCTAATTCATTAGACTCATACGGCTTCACCAATCACCTGTTAATTTACTGTAACAACATCATGCTTGCCTTTTGTAAGCCATCCCTGCTTTTGTATATCAATTAGACCATCATCCACCCTTAGGTACATCAGTTAAGCTCATTAGCTTCTGTCGCTTACCCATTGTAACGAGACAATATCAGCTTTAGTATCATTTCATGATCGCCTGTATTTTGTACGTACATGCGCACATTGACTCTGGTTTCATGTACATTACAGATATGTTagaaaacaatgaaagaaaAGGCCGGGCACTCTgtgtatacaataaagaagttctcatccataatattttgtcttatactaTGCCTCTCTAGAACCACACTATGGTTCAATCACAGTGTCAAAGACTCTACACACTTCATAAAGATTTTGATAGAGAAAGAGATTTTAAATATTAGGGATATATGAGATGAAAACACATGTATTTCACTTGTCAATCGCGAGCAGAAAATTCGGAGTCAATACCTCCCCACTGTCAATATGAAGACCGTCAATAGTTCATCTGAAACTAATCTCACTAATAATGAAGTCTATGACAACTTAATGAATGTTAACATTACGAAAGCAACCGGCCCTGTCGGAATTGGAAATAAAATTCTGAAAGTAATCACTGTCAGTGTTGCACACATTTTAACTAGACTTTTAAATctatcattttaaaaaaaccgCATTCCCGGCAGTCATACCGATTCATAAAAAGGGAAGCGTTAATGACTATACAAATCACAGACCAGTAGCCTTAACTAGTCGTGTTAACTAGCAAACTGGGCAAAAATCTGGAAAGTCGATTTCAACTAAAACAGTTTTATTCAGTAGGAAATCAAATCATCATCCAAACTTCGAACCATAAACATTTAGGTATAACTCTTCAAAATGAATGCACATGGGATATTCATATAAACGATCGTTAAGAGAATCTGCTTAGGAGCCTTAAATATCGACCAACGAGAAACACCCTGAATCGTATGTATACATCGTTTATACTTTCGATCGTTGATTACTGTAGCCATATTTATGACAGTTGTACCAATACACAGGCAACAACTTTGGAAAATCTACGCTGAAACATCCCCAGCTTCACTCTGCGAAGGCATCCGTGGCGAACCACTTCCTCgaggtgggtgctgggtaacgcgaagagctcgccgacacccccgttgtggacccgggggatttttggtccaccaacccgtttgccgtgggttgcggccctgtgtcggtggaggacgggagtctgggggttgagagcacagggggcctgtgaccgcgttccctttgctcaacacaccccttcgacccttacttcacctagacgggaggttgaataggcccggttcaaccaatcggctggtcatgccaagccctgtgtatggactgtttatatgtcaatgcacaaatcttatttggaattgtttcattttctgacttggacttattattacagtgcaatgatttttaatttgaaatatgttaatatgtatttgaactttgcctagagtcttatgtcagaaggcggtggctcatgggccagtctggtggattagttatttaaTTCTTCCgatagagtatatcatctgagtatccttggtgctgcaagtcggaggcccacttgtttttagcgttgtccttgtgatactccgtggtgggtggggagctcggatgatgaaccatactacattacccatggcttacacaaccccctaaaaagaaacaaacgtcaccttgactatgatgatgatgatgaacctcgACCGTCCAGCTCAATCGAATAGtggccacgatttctcgttatggaaactcttgacaaatcacctattaaattaaatcctt
It encodes:
- the LOC137261979 gene encoding thrombospondin-2-like; translation: MAIRDVILILIPCGLGLVQSSTIVCDVCEVDPLPDFQNIRINGSVLWTKTDMASRAECAARCSLFRPIKSFGYKDASRECVAYTVPLTTPAAMTYSSESGFNMYSTCAPVDGGVSAWGQWTGPACSQTCGPSHTIMKTRTRTCTNPAPDKGGADCTQSLSETGNINCDLPECPIDGGVTAWGSWGTLVCSQTCGTSATGTRTRTRTCTNPAPAHGGADCSEALTTTTSENCGFSPCPVNGGVSSWSSWSGSCAQTCGTSHTVSKTRTRTCTNPAPAHGGSDCTETLSETSVFNCGLPACTAAPPNFGTCSSSCSGTNLVCNNGYCVCDIMYIKRGSSCVQGCGSAGYGSGFTLFHDKVLNGDNDRVVDSIQTAEACMSLCLSESGFTCVTADYQHQTKTCYLSKTPWYNAPSGSTVSSTVYHQIIRNCA